From the genome of Phyllostomus discolor isolate MPI-MPIP mPhyDis1 chromosome 12, mPhyDis1.pri.v3, whole genome shotgun sequence, one region includes:
- the CHMP1A gene encoding charged multivesicular body protein 1a, whose translation MDDTLFQLKFTAKQLEKLAKKAEKDSKAEQAKVKKALQQKNVECARVYAENAIRKKNEGVNWLRMASRVDAVASKVQTAVTMKGVTKNMAQVTKALDRALSSMDLQKVSAVMDRFEQQVQNLDVHTSVMEDSMSSATTLTTPQEQVDSLIVQIAEENGLEVLDQLSQLPEGASAVGESSVRSQEDQLSRRLAALRN comes from the exons ATGGACG ACACGCTGTTCCAGTTGAAG TTCACAGCGAAGCAGCTGGAGAAGCTGGCCAAGAAGGCAGAGAAGGACTCAAAGGCCGAGCAGGCCAAGGTGAAGAAG GCCCTGCAGCAGAAGAACGTGGAATGCGCCCGCGTGTATGCGGAGAACGCCATTCGCAAGAAGAACGAAGGTGTGAACTGGCTGCGCATGGCGTCTCGCGTGGACGCCGTGGCCTCCAAGGTGCAGACGGCTGTGACCATGAAGGGG GTGACCAAGAACATGGCGCAGGTGACCAAAGCCCTGGACCGAGCCCTCAGCAGCATGGACTTGCAGAAGGTGTCCGCGGTGATGGACAGGTTCGAGCAGCAGGTGCAGAACCTGGACGTGCACACCTCG GTGATGGAGGACTCCATGAGCTCGGCCACCACGCTGACCACGCCACAGGAGCAGGTGGACAGCCTCATCGTGCAGATCGCAGAGGAGAACGGCCTGGAAGTCCTGGACCAACTCAGCCAGCTGCCCGAGGGCGCCTCGGCCGTGGGCGAGAGCTCCGTGCGCAGCCAGGAGGACCAGCTGTCACGCAG GTTGGCCGCCCTGAGGAACTAG